A genomic window from Centroberyx gerrardi isolate f3 chromosome 14, fCenGer3.hap1.cur.20231027, whole genome shotgun sequence includes:
- the ddx19a gene encoding ATP-dependent RNA helicase DDX19A → MASDSWAQAVDVQESTTVPVKFDRKWMGKMDGQRNVRGEINGNIVPKKSDHAGGRDDGDKVDPAEQSLLNKLIRHTLVKNRNQVEVLQRDPTSPLYSVKTFEELRLKPQLLQGVYSMGFNRPSRIQENALPMMLAEPPQNLIAQSQSGTGKTAAFSLAMLSHVNPANKWTQCLCISPTYELAVQIGHVIEQMGKFYPEVKLAYAIRGNRMERGTKLQEQIVIGTPGTVLDWCTKFKIIDPKKISVFVLDEADVMIATQGHQDQSIRIQRQLPKDCQMLLFSATFEDSVWKFAERVVPDPNIIKLKREEETLDTIKQFYVVCKEKEDKFTALCNLYGSLTIAQAMIFCHTRKMAAWLSGQLTKEGHQVALLSGEMTVEQRAAVIERFRNGKEKVLVTTNVCSRGIDVEQVSIVVNFDLPMDREGRADNETYLHRIGRTGRFGKKGFAVNMVDSQHSMDIINEIEAHFNRKILKLDTEDLDELERLIN, encoded by the exons ATGGCTTCAGACTCCTGGGCGCAGGCAGTCGATGTTCAAGAATCTACGACTGTACCCGTTAAG TTTGACAGGAAATGGATGGGCAAAATGGATGGGCAACGTAACGTGAGGGGAGAAATAAATG GAAACATTGTGCCAAAGAAGAGTGACCATGCAGGCGGGAGAGACGATGGTGACAAAGTGGACCCGGCTGAACAGTCCCTGTTGAATAAATTGATCCGCCACACTCTAGTGAAGAACAGAAACCAGGTGGAGGTTCTCCAGAGAGaccccacctctcctctgtaCTCAGTTAAGACATTTGAAGAGCTGAGGCT GAAacctcagctgctgcagggtGTGTACAGCATGGGCTTCAACAGACCTTCTAGGATCCAGGAGAACGCTTTGCCCATGATGCTGGCAGAGCC ACCTCAGAATCTGATCGCCCAGTCGCAGTCTGGCACAGGTAAAACGGCTGCTTTTTCACTGGCCATGCTCAGCCATGTAAACCCAGCCAACAAGTGGACTCAG tGCCTTTGCATTTCACCCACATACGAGCTTGCTGTGCAGATCGGTCATGTTATTGAGCAAATGGGGAAATTCTATCCTGAAGTGAAATTGGCATATGCCATTCGGGGCAATAGAA tggAGCGAGGCACCAAGCTGCAGGAGCAGATTGTCATTGGAACACCAGGCACAGTCCTGGACTGGTGCACCAAGTTCAAGATCATCGACCCCAAGAAGATCTCCGTCTTTGTGCTGGACGAGGCCGATGTCATGATTGCCACGCAGGGGCATCAGGACCAGAGCATTCGTATCCAAAG ACAGCTGCCAAAGGACTGCCAGATGCTTCTGTTCTCTGCAACCTTTGAGGACTCCGTGTGGAAGTTTGCAGAGCGGGTGGTTCCTGACCCAAATATCATCAAGCTGAAGCGTGAAGAGGAGACTCTGGACACCATCAAGCAGTTCTACGTGGTGtgcaaggagaaggaggacaaGTTCACCGCACTCTGCAATCTGTATGGGAGCCTTACCATTGCACAGGCCATGATCTTTTGCCAC ACTCGCAAGATGGCTGCCTGGCTGTCTGGACAGCTGACCAAAGAAGGCCACCAGGTGGCACTGCTGAGCGGGGAAATGACCGTGGAGCAGAGAGCCGCCGTGATCGAACGCTTCAGGAACGGCAAGGAAAAGGTGCTGGTGACCACAAATGTTTGCTCCAGAG GTATCGATGTAGAGCAAGTGTCGATTGTGGTCAACTTTGACCTTCCaatggacagagaggggagagctgACAACGAGACATACCTCCACCGGATTGGCCGCACGGGGCGTTTTGGCAAAAAAGGATTTGCCGTCAACATGGTTGACAGCCAACACAGCATGGATATCATCAACGAAATTGAAGCTCATTTCA acaggAAAATCTTGAAACTTGATACTGAGGATCTCGATGAGCTTGAGAGACTGATAAACTGA
- the cptp gene encoding ceramide-1-phosphate transfer protein: protein MAGSVASEDQKFCLREVLDTFKSCLSEDKEVFIEHYVAGWRGLVRFLNSLGSVFAFISKDAVNKIQILVNHLNGENGSHYITIQSMVKYELENGLVDLTKRGSHPESGCRTLLRLHRALRWLELFLESLRTSTEDSKTSVMCAEAYNESLSQHHPWVVRTAAGMAFCVLPGRPTFFEVMNVGSPEQVVAILGDALPLISEAYQVTEELYAQHNLLELP from the exons ATGGCCGGTTCTGTAGCATCAGAGGACCAGAAATTCTGTCTTCGAGAGGTTCTCGACACTTTCAAGTCATGTCTATCGGAAGATAAAGAAGTCTTTATTGAACACTATGTAGCCGGGTGGCGTGGTCTTGTAAG GTTTTTGAACAGCTTGGGAAGTGTCTTCGCTTTCATCTCTAAGGATGCCGTCAACAAAATCCAGATCCTGGTCAACCACCTCAACGGTGAGAACGGGTCTCACTACATCACCATCCAGTCTATGGTTAAATACGAGCTGGAGAATGGACTAGTGGACCTAACCAAGAGAGGCAGCCATCCAGAATCAGGCTGCCGTACTCTGCTGAGGCTCCACCGCGCGTTGAGATGGCTGGAGCTGTTCCTGGAGAGCCTCCGCACCAGCACTGAGGACAGTAAGACGTCTGTCATGTGCGCAGAGGCCTACAACGAGTCCCTGTCCCAGCACCACCCCTGGGTGGTCCGTACGGCTGCAGGCATGGCGTTCTGCGTCCTCCCTGGGCGCCCTACTTTCTTTGAAGTGATGAATGTAGGCAGCCCGGAGCAGGTGGTGGCCATACTAGGGGACGCCCTGCCTCTGATCTCTGAGGCGTACCAGGTCACCGAGGAACTTTATGCTCAGCATAACCTGCTTGAGTTACCTTAG
- the vwa5b1 gene encoding von Willebrand factor A domain-containing protein 5B1 — protein MPGLISKERRNALPLSVSDITSCVRGYTLAMTASMTYENIEDHAIEGIFIYPLEENSTVVGFEAMISSQIITLQIKDKAKIDDCYLDCCNAANGAVQSGSGHIVMDEDLERTVLVVNLGVIPPMETVNILVSTSSELCTLPSGGIRVSSPPVCTPRVQRTINEEQGLSPNFSRARDRHTCAPSPHDQNPNSTQLCLASLLEEEAINSMDYEFNFQLEIRAPYLLAGVESPSHAIRADADPQARSATSVVITLADKYTYDCPVEILIYPSEPHLPHALIEDGDMTQEEYDEHLHGRSNFIKATKKDSSNERKVDIIHKRLHKDILHNPVVMLNFCPDLKSISSDLRKVHGEFIFLLDRSGSMSGVNINRVKDAMMVILKSLVPGCLFNIIGFGSTFKSLFTTSQNYEEEALGLACEYIRKIRADMGGTNILAPLSWILRQPMYSGHPRLLFLLTDGAVSNTGKVIELVRSHARYIRCYTFGIGRNACRRLVQGLATVSKGTAEFLAEGERLQPKMIKSLKRTLSPVLSDITIEWLFPETKEVLLSPVGSTFLFPGDRLIGYSVVCDTTRYHSNPKSDKRRRYSMMRSNESASSVFYHSQEEGFDSQGSHRETHSGALYDFYQDSLSESSPLSVEQDTMGMDSKTSPRRRAYSTNQIVDYNPAKKVYTPSDPSSVVGKNPLRRAKVQELIGQTSPEHGMHWKNDYQPQLASLCATSSRGRPASCHRPFPQQEGLLQQEADSEPHFHPQANPLPGSSVQPAACSTTGEDGSRSSTDSPSVGSIGDMDGYGHQLCEAETPQESHVSDLGDATRGKGDCKAVVSGLLCGKPVKWEVVFDIEPYLNGREREEKVHEELWNETFHHLAGHSIIQDFEHMADKECEIEHGSGRRYQIYAIHTSKACNILSKYTAFVPIDLDTNEYLQTSIEYINSGEGLKRGSHSSSRSGSRKNRGYSIGLGRSQSGCMSEEAEDGLLPNSGEDGLSPCSTPSSSGWERCSFAEASQRSPSVTSDQSQKSVESLFSARLALSRTRLLTRAAKGFMCRSHSKSGDSIGESDNENKDYIPLVSLQLASGAFPLDAALCDAINVPMDKLKWTSPFTSHRTSLGHLSHSGSRRAESTDDGRKSPSEPETSQQQQQPAELVVSSHSPSPLIRSPRTETGPSCLVSPSGSSTAEPPLSPYSPIDSGRGSESESLETPPATASPGAVLRRMLDPESMVWATAVALAWLEHSSANYFIEWELVAAKASMWLSAQSIPEGRDLASIKAAANQLFIILRHWDENLQLNMLCYNPNSV, from the exons ATGCCTGGACTCATTAGCAAGGAGCGGCGGAACGCTCTGCCCCTCAGCGTctctgacatcacttcctgtgtcaGGGGCTACACTCTGGCCATGACAGCTTCCATGACTTATGAAAATATTGAGGACCATGCAATTGAGG GAATCTTCATTTATCCACTGGAGGAAAACTCCACTGTTGTGGGGTTTGAGGCTATGATATCCAGTCAAATAATAACACTGCAAATCAAAGACAAGGCGAAAATTGATGACTGTTACCTTGATTGCTGCAATGCAGCTAATGGGGCCGTCCAGAGTGGCAGTG GGCACATAGTGATGGATGAGGATTTGGAGAGGACAGTGTTAGTGGTTAACCTCGGGGTCATCCCTCCCATGGAGACCGTCAACATTCTAGTCAGCACCTCTTCCGAACTGTGCACCCTGCCCAGCGGGGGCATCAGGGTGTCGTCCCCCCCTGTGTGTACACCTCGGGTGCAGAGGACCATCAACGAGGAGCAGGGCCTGTCACCAAACTTCTCCAGAGc GAGGGACAGGCATACCTGCGCCCCAAGTCCCCATGATCAAAATCCCAACTCCACCCAACTGTGCTTGGCCTcactgctggaggaggaggccatCAACTCCATGGACTACGAGTTTAACTTCCAGCTGGAGATACGGGCTCCCTACCTCCTGGCAG gAGTAGAGAGTCCTTCTCATGCCATCCGGGCTGATGCAGACCCGCAGGCCCGCTCTGCCACCAGCGTTGTCATCACTCTGGCTGACAAGTACACTTATGACTGTCCTGTTGAAATCCTCATCTACCCCAGCG AGCCCCATCTGCCACATGCGCTCATCGAGGACGGAGATATGACACAGGAGGAGTACGATGAGCATCTCCACGGCCGGAGCAATTTCATCAAGGCCACCAAGAAGGACTCCAGCAATGAGAGGAAA GTAGATATCATTCACAAGCGTCTGCATAAGGACATCCTCCACAACCCTGTGGTCATGCTGAACTTCTGCCCTGATCTCAAGTCCATCAGCTCAGACCTGAGGAAGGTGCATGGCGAGTTCATCTTCCTCCTTGACCGCAGCGGCAGCATGAGCGGGGTTAACATCAATCGTGTGAAG GATGCCATGATGGTGATTCTGAAGAGCCTTGTGCCTGGCTGCCTTTTCAACATCATAGGCTTTGGCTCTACGTTCAAGTCACTATTCACCACCAGCCAGAACTATGAGGAG GAAGCCCTGGGTCTGGCTTGTGAGTATATCAGGAAAATCAGAGCTGACATGGGGGGAACCAACATCCTGGCACCGCTCAGCTGGATCCTGAGGCAGCCGATGTACAGTGGTCACCCCCGCCTGCTCTTCCTGCTCACCGACGGGGCTGTCAGCAACACAGGCAAGGTTATCGAGCTGGTACGCAGCCATGCACGCTACATCAG atGTTACACATTCGGCATCGGACGGAACGCGTGCAGGAGGCTGGTGCAGGGCCTGGCGACTGTTTCCAAAGGAACAGCGGAGTTCTTGGCCGAGGGAGAGAGGCTGCAACCCAAG ATGATAAAGTCCCTGAAGAGAACCTTGTCTCCGGTACTCAGTGACATTACCATCGAGTGGCTCTTCCCCGAGACCAAGGAAGTGCTGCTTTCCCCTGTGGGCAGCACCTTCCTCTTTCCTGGGGACCGTCTGATTGGCTACAGCGTGGTTTGCGACACCACCCGCTACCACTCCAACCCCAAGTCT GATAAGAGGAGGCGATACAGCATGATGCGCTCCAATGAGTCAGCCAGCTCAGTGTTCTACCACTCTCAAGAAGAGGGTTTTGACAGTCAGGGGTCCCACAGGGAAACACACTCTGGCGCTCTGTATGACTTCTACCAGGACTCCCTGTCAGAGAGCAGCCCGCTCAGCGTAGAGCAAGACACCATGG GGATGGACAGTAAGACCTCACCGAGGAGGCGCGCATACAGCACCAACCAGATAGTGGACTACAACCCAGCGAAGAAGGTGTACACCCCCAGTGACCCCAGCTCCGTGGTGGGGAAGAACCCTCTGAGGAGAGCTAAAGTCCAGGAGCTGATTGGCCAGACGAGCCCTGAGCACGGGATGCACTGGAAGAACGACTACCAG CCGCAGCTGGCGAGCCTGTGTGCCACATCTTCCAGGGGACGTCCTGCCAGCTGCCACAGGCCTTTCCCTCAGCAGGAGGGGCTTCTGCAGCAGGAGGCTGACTCCGAGCCTCATTTCCATCCCCAGGCCAACCCTCTGCCCGGTAGCAGCGTGCAGCCTGCCGCTTGCAGCACCACTGGGGAAGACGGATCAAGATCCTCCACCGACAGCCCGTCTGTCGGCAGCATCGGAGATATGG ACGGCTACGGCCACCAGTTATGCGAGGCAGAAACCCCGCAGGAGAGCCACGTGTCAGACCTGGGTGATGCCACCCGAGGGAAAGGCGACTGCAAGGCCGTGGTGTCGGGACTGTTGTGCGGGAAACCGGTGAAGTGGGAGGTGGTCTTCGATATCGAGCCCTACCTGAACGGCCGGGAACGCGAGGAGAAGGTCCACGAGGAGCTGTGGAACGAGACCTTCCACCACCTGGCCGGACACTCCATCATACAGGACTTTGAGCACATGGCGGACAAGGAGTGCGAGATTGAGCATG GCTCTGGCAGGAGGTACCAAATATATGCTATTCACACCAGCAAGGCCTGCAATATACTAAGCAAATACACAGCGTTTGTTCCCATTGATCTGGACACTAATGAGTATTTGCAGACATCTATTGAATACATAAACTCTG GTGAAGGTCTGAAGAGGGGCTCCCACTCCAGCTCTCGTTCAGGCAGCAGGAAGAACAGGGGGTACTCCATCGGACTGGGCCGCTCTCAGTCCGGCTGCATGTCAGAGGAGGCTGAAGACGGCCTGCTGCCCAACA GTGGCGAGGATGGGCTCTCTCCATGCAGCACCCCCTCTTCCTCTGGTTGGGAGAGATGCAGCTTCGCAGAGG cctcCCAGAGGAGTCcatctgtgacctctgaccagTCACAGAAATCGGTGGAGAGCCTTTTTTCTGCCAG ACTGGCCCTCAGCAGGACTCGCCTCCTGACTCGGGCCGCCAAAGGATTCATGTGTCGATCACACAGCAAGTCGGGTGATTCAATTGGAGAAAGTGACAACGAGAACAAAGACTACATTCCTCTG GTGTCGTTGCAGTTGGCTAGCGGGGCTTTTCCCCTGGACGCAGCTCTGTGCGATGCCATTAACGTGCCCATGGACAAGCTGAAGTGGACCTCCCCCTTCACCAGCCACCGGACCAGCCTGGGCCACCTGTCTCACTCGGGCAGCCGGCGGGCTGAGAGCACCGATGACGGACGCAAGTCGCCGTCTGAACCGGAAAcgtctcagcagcagcagcagcctgcagagcTGGTCGTCAGCAGCCACAGCCCTTCTCCTCTGATCAGGAGTCCCCGGACCGAGACCGGGCCTTCCTGTTTGGTCAGCCCATCCGGCTCCTCCACTGCTgaaccccctctctccccctactCCCCGATAGACAGCGGGCGGGGTTCTGAGTCAGAGAGCCTGGAAACACCCCCGGCAACAGCCTCCCCCGGCGCCGTGCTGAGGAGGATGCTCGACCCAGAGAGCATGGTGTGGGCCACAGCTGTGGCTCTGGCCTGGTTGGAGCACAGCTCAGCCAACTACTTCATAGAGTGGGAACTGGTAGCCGCCAAGGCCAGCATGTGGTTGAGCGCCCAGAGCATCCCGGAAGGCCGGGATTTAGCCTCCATCAAGGCTGCTGCCAACCAGCTCTTCATCATCCTCAGACACTGGGATGAGAACCTGCAGCTCAACATGCTCTGTTACAACCCTAACAGTGTCTGA
- the ubxn10 gene encoding UBX domain-containing protein 10 — MHLTRPKSSKGRSRPTVNHTLYGDDTASIQNPPVTPKSPAHSRSHSYLCSQSQSRSHTMMRQTSQLTQDEVVHMLQFVPAVPALSLNKYKVLPSIEKRQSEVNPGSGVEKKMSKLNLSDNAILQQGQGEPSLSGAMTPAVTRPKPSDPGPTLTRETTEGGSSAGAAGSLLLAIRAPCGRRFQQHFRPTDTLLTVRGSAEARYGARYGEAFIETMDVPRRTFTDMDMTLAQCGILNRSVLCISQEDSL; from the coding sequence ATGCATTTGACAAGGCCAAAGTCCTCCAAAGGGCGAAGCAGACCCACTGTAAACCACACTCTATATGGAGATGATACAGCCAGCATCCAGAACCCCCCAGTGACTCCAAAATCCCCTGCGCACAGCAGGTCACACAGCTACCTCTgctcccagtcccagtcccggTCCCACACCATGATGAGGCAGACCAGCCAGCTGACCCAGGACGAAGTGGTCCACATGCTGCAGTTTGTCCCTGCTGTTCCGGCACTCTCTTTAAACAAGTACAAGGTCCTTCCATCCATTGAGAAGAGGCAATCGGAAGTGAACCCTGGGAGTGGCGTGGAAAAGAAGATGTCCAAGCTCAACTTATCTGATAATGCCATCCTCCAGCAGGGGCAGGGAGAGCCGTCTCTCTCCGGAGCGATGACCCCGGCCGTGACCCGGCCCAAGCCGTCTGACCCGGGCCCCACCCTGACCAGAGAGACTACAGAAGGCGGCTCTTCAGCCGGTGCTGCCGGCAGTTTGCTCCTGGCTATCCGCGCGCCGTGCGGCAGGAGGTTTCAGCAGCACTTTCGCCCCACGGACACTCTGCTCACGGTGAGAGGCAGCGCAGAAGCCAGATACGGAGCGAGGTACGGCGAGGCCTTCATCGAGACCATGGATGTGCCTCGCAGGACCTTCACAGACATGGACATGACCCTGGCCCAGTGCGGCATCTTGAACAGATCAGTGCTGTGCATCTCTCAAGAGGACAGCTTGTAG